Within the Salvia hispanica cultivar TCC Black 2014 chromosome 4, UniMelb_Shisp_WGS_1.0, whole genome shotgun sequence genome, the region TAGACATTGTGCAGTCTGCTTCCCAAATCCAAACGCCGAAAAATCACTTCTGAATTTGGTCATATCGGCTAGTAATTGGCCTCTCCAACGTTCGACATGATGTTTGCCATTAACTTTTCTTGCTCGCCGTCGCCGGCCACTATTTCTCGCCCCCGGTTAGCCCTCTTTGCTccttaaatttaaagattttttttatggttttataTAAGATAGAAGTTCAATTCTGGGGttttaattcatgtttttatgtGGGATTTAGTcgatttccatttttttgcCATGTTTGTGAGATTTCGAGGTTGAGGGGTACCCTTTTTGTTTAGATTAAAAAACATGGGGTATTTTTACGCTCAGgaacgattttttttttccagagCCTTTTAAATGTTTGTTTGAAAGTactgtaaatatttttttgagtgATTAGGATATTCATACCTCCAAAAGACTCACTGTTGTATGAGATTTGTTTGTATTTTGCAATGATGTTTGTAACGTGCTCAAAGTGATATATTCAATTCACAAGCCTCCTGCTTTGTAGAGCATTTGGACTTTTTGATGGGCTCCATTGTGGACATATGCTCTGCTCTAATGGACTGGAGTCCCTCAAGCAGATGAGCAAGGATGGTGGTTTGAATAGTAAATCAGCATCAACACTATTCTCTGGGGAAGCCAACCATCTTCCTCGTTTTGCTAGTTCAAGTGTAGCATGCAACGCTCTTATCAATGGTATATCAGGTGGAGTTCATGTACAGCCTGATGCCATAGCACTGGGAGCACTTTCTGCTGATACTGCTCCAACTACCAGTACATTCCCTGTTGAGAGTGATGAGTTTGATTTGGACCTACCGTCAGAAGGCTTCTCATCAATTCCTGAAGCAATTGAAGACATCCGTAAAGGAAAGGTTGTTCTTCATGTTGATGTCGTGATGTTTATGATATCTAAAGCTTTCACTTAATCATTGTTTTCACCAACTCGCAGATGGTTGTCGTTGTAGATGATGAGGATAGGGAGAATGAAGGCGATTTAATAATGGCTGCATCAAAAGTTACTCCAGAGGCCATGACTTTCTTTGTGAAGCATGGAACTGGAATAGTTTGTGTGAGCATGAAATCAGAAGATTTGGATAGGTTGCAGCTCCCTCTCATGGTGAACCAAAGAGAAAACGAGGAGAAACTCTGCACTGCATTTACTATTTCTGTTGTAAGTTGTTTCTCTGCAATCAAACTATCCAATACATTCTTCTGTCTCCTAtgattgttctttttttttttgtctaattCTTGGTGCCCGTCTCTTTTAATAGTGCTATATAATCTTTAggataaatttgtttttgtaacTAAAGGAACGATCAAggattatttttatccaaGCATGTATTGATGGCATTGTTGTAGGACGCAAAACATGGTACAAGTACAGGCGTTTCAGCACGTGACAGGGCAATAACTATAAAGGCTCTGGCATCAAATGATTCGAAACCTGAGGACTTCAACCGTCCAGGACACATATTTCCATTGAAGTACAGGGAGGGTGGTGTTTTGAAAAGGGCCGGGCATACAGAAGCTGCTGTAGATCTTGCCATGCTAGCTGGATCAGAACCTGCTGGTGTTTTATGTGAGattgttgatgatgatggttCTATGGCTAGATTGCCAAAGCTTCTACAGTTTGCCCAGAAAGAAAACTTAAAGATTGTTTCTATCGCTGATCTGATAAGGTAGATAGCCAAAGCTTCATTGTTTCCCATTCATTTGGATTTTTCTTTGGTTGCTTGGCAAAAGCATCTGCTTAATTTGGCTTATAGTAGACCCCCTTCTTATTTGGCTTATAGTAACTTCTCTAGGAGAGGTTAATCTGTAGAGTTTAATCTTAAATATGGCTTTGGACAGTGGAGGTTTCTTAGCATTTGCTTAAACAAGCATTGATTTGCAGATATAGAAGAAAGAGGAATAGATT harbors:
- the LOC125217712 gene encoding bifunctional riboflavin biosynthesis protein RIBA 1, chloroplastic-like, with the protein product MMFAINFSCSPSPATISRPRAFGLFDGLHCGHMLCSNGLESLKQMSKDGGLNSKSASTLFSGEANHLPRFASSSVACNALINGISGGVHVQPDAIALGALSADTAPTTSTFPVESDEFDLDLPSEGFSSIPEAIEDIRKGKMVVVVDDEDRENEGDLIMAASKVTPEAMTFFVKHGTGIVCVSMKSEDLDRLQLPLMVNQRENEEKLCTAFTISVDAKHGTSTGVSARDRAITIKALASNDSKPEDFNRPGHIFPLKYREGGVLKRAGHTEAAVDLAMLAGSEPAGVLCEIVDDDGSMARLPKLLQFAQKENLKIVSIADLIRYRRKRNRLVEHASAARIPTMWGPFTAYCYRSILDGIEHIAMVKGEIGDGLDILVRVHSECLTGDIFGSARCDCGKQLEFAMQQIEAAGRGVLVYLRGHEGRGIGLGHKLRAYSLQDEGHDTIEANEELGLPIDSREYGIGAQILRDLGVRTMKLMTNNPANYSGLKGYGLAVAGRVPLVAKNNLDVGQTATGDSPVEPDA